The following DNA comes from Salegentibacter mishustinae.
ATTTCACAAAACCGTTTACGATAAGACTTTCGTCGTGAGCTTTGTTCACACGATCCCAAGCCTGAATTACACGAGCTTTACGGTGAGAAAGGATTAATTGTCCTGTAGAATCTTCACGAACATCGATCAAAACCTCAACGTCGTCTCCAACTTTAAGATCTGGATTGTAACGAAATTCGTTAAGAGAAATAACGCCTTCACTTTTTGCGTTAATGTCTATAATTGCATCACGATCTGTAATATTAATTACTTTTCCTGTTACAACTTCGTCATTTAAAGTGTCTACGAAATTTTCTGCAACTAATTTCTCAAATTCTTCTAACTTCTCATCATCAATAGGGTCAATTCCCTCTTCATAATTGTGCCAGTTAAATTCTTCAAGAAATTTCTCAGGGTTTTCCTGTTGCTCAGAAGGAGCAGGTTGCGATGAAGTAGCCATTCCAGCTACCGGTTGAACTTCAAGATTATCGTCCTGAACGTCCTGGTTTTTTTTGTCTTCAGCCATTGCTGATAAAAAATTTGTATCCTGTATTCTTCGGAAAAATTAAGCAAATAAAACACAGAAGTAGTTATGGTTTTGATTTTCAACCCCTTTTGATTTTCCGATTCTTCGCCAAAAAGGGCTGCAAAAATACAACTTATTTTTCTTTTCTCAAACCCTAATTAGTTTAAAAGCAGCATGCTTATTCTTCAATTTTATCCTTGGCCAGTTTCAATACTTTTTCAAACTGTTCCTCCAGATTCATATCTGAATTATCAATCTCTATAGCATCTTCAGCTTTTACTAAAGGAGAGTCTTCTCGGGTAGTATCGAGGTAATCACGTTCTTTAACGTTAGCAAGTACATCTTCATATTTAACCTCATCTCCTCGACCCTTTAATTCATCATACCTGCGCTCTGCACGTTTTTCGGTAGAAGCGGTCATAAATAACTTCAAGTCGGCGTCAGGAAAAACAACCGTTCCAATATCACGACCATCCATCACTACTGCTTTATTTTTACCAATTTCCTGTTGAATTTTAACCAGCATCTTTCTAACATCTGGCACAGCAGCAACCTTACTCACCTGCTGAGAAACCTCCATCAACCTGATTTCCTTTTCAACATTCTCATTATTTAAATGAACTTCTCCATAACCTACCTCTTCATTAAATACAAAGCTGATATTGATAAATGGTAAATGCCTTAAGATGGCTTCCTCGTCAAAATGAGTATCACTAACCAACATTTTACGCATTAGATACAAAGTCACTGCACGATACATCGCACCGGTATCTACATAAACATAGCCCAGCTCTGCTGCAAGTTGTTTGGCCACCGTACTTTTTCCGGTGGAAGAATATCCATCTATAGCAATCGTTATTTTTTTACTCATAATTTATTTTCTGTATGGATGGCAAAATTAGGCAAAGCTTTACTTTCCCTGAAACTTTCGCTGTAAATTAAAAAAGCTGTCTAAAAAGTCCTTTTAAGTAAACATCGTTCTGTCCCGAAGTTTCGGGATTATTTCAGAATCTAACAAGTTGATAATCTATATCAAGTTAGAAACTGAAACCAATTCAGGTTGACGAAAACAGGGCTCTTTAGACAGCTTAAGTATTAAAGCGTCTTGGCGTTTTTCACCTTTTGCTTGGTAATTGCAAGATCAATAACTTCACTCATATCATTTACATAATGAAAAGTAAGTCCTTTTAAATAATCCTCCTTGATCTCTTTTATATCACGTTCATTCTCCTTACAAAGAATAATCTCTTTAATGCGAGCACGTTTGGCTGCAAGAATTTTTTCTTTGATCCCTCCTACCGGAAGCACTTTCCCTCTAAGGGTGATTTCTCCGGTCATCGCGATGCTTTTCTTCACTTTTCGTTGCGTAAATAAAGAAACTAAAGAGGTTAGCATCGTTATACCTGCACTTGGCCCATCTTTTGGAGTTGCCCCTTCCGGCACGTGAATATGAACATTATATTTTTCAAATATTGAAGGATCTATACCAAGTTCTTCGGCGTTAGATTTCATATACTCCATCGCAATGGTAGCCGATTCTTTCATCACCTTCCCAAGGTTACCGGTAATATTCAGGTTTCCTTTTCCTTTAGAAAGGATGGATTCAATAAACAGAATATCTCCGCCAACTTGGGTCCAGGCTAATCCTGTAACCACACCTGCTACTTCATTATTTTCATATTTATCGCGCTCCAGTCTTGGACTACCAAGAACTTCTATAATGTCTTCATTAGTAACCTTAACATTATATTCTTCTTCCATCGCAATATTTTTAGCCGCGTGACGTACCATTTTTGCGATCTGTTTTTCCAATCCACGCACTCCAGATTCCCGGGTATAACCTTCAACGATCTTCTCTAATTGAGGTTTTGCAATTTTAATATGCTCTTTGGTAAGTCCGTGTTCTTCCAATTGCTTTGGAAGCAAGTGTTGTTTGGCGATTTCTACCTTCTCCTCTATTGTATAACCAGTAACATTTATAATCTCCATACGATCCCTAAGAGCAGGCTGAATGGTATTTAAAGTATTTGCCGTTGCCACAAACATTACTTTAGAAAGGTCAAATCCCATTTCCAGGAAGTTGTCGTGGAATTCACTATTTTGCTCAGGATCCAATACTTCTAATAAAGCTGAAGAAGGATCGCCGGCATGTCCTATACTTAATTTATCAATTTCATCTAATACAAAAACAGGGTTACTTGTTCCCGCTTTTTTAAGAGACTGAATAATTCTACCCGGCATCGCACCAATATAGGTTTTTCTATGTCCCCGTATTTCAGCTTCATCACGTAATCCACCAAGTGAAACTCTCACATATTCTCTACCTAATGCTTCGGCCATAGATTTACCAAGGGAAGTTTTACCGGTTCCCGGAGGCCCGTATAAACAAAGAATTGGAGACTTCATATCGTTACGCAGTTTTAACACTGCCAGATACTCTATAATTCGGCGTTTTACGTCGTCCAGGCCATAGTGGTCTCGATCAAGTATTTTCTTCGCTCTTTTTAGATCGAACTTATCCTTACTGAATTCGTTCCATGGAAGGTCTAAAAACAGATCCAGGTAGTTTCTCTGAATAGAATATTCAGCTACCTGCGGATTCATTCGTTGCATTTTAGAAATTTCCTTATTGAAATGCTTCTGTACTTTTTCGCCCCATTTTTTCTTTTTGGCGCGCTGCTTCATTTCTTCAAGTTCATCTTCCTGAGAAACCCCACCAAGTTCTTCCTGGATGGTTTTCATTTGCTGATGAAGAAAATATTCACGCTGCTGCTGGCTCATATCACTTTGCACCTTGCTCTGGATATCATTTTTAAGCTCCAATTTTTGATATTCAACATTCATATGTCGCAAAGTGGCTAGTGCGCGCTCTTTAAGATCGTTTGTTTCCAGTAAATTTTGCTTGTCTTCCACAGCAAGATTCATATTAGAGGAAACAAAATTGATAAGGAAAGAAGAACTTTCTATATTCTTAATAGCGAAAGAAGCTTCACTAGGAATATTTGGACTCCCTTTAATTATTTGAAGCGCAAGTTCTTTTATAGAATCTATAATTGCCGGAAATTCCTTATTATCAATTTCCGGTCTTGCTTCCGGAACTTCTTTGATACTTGCTGTTAGGTAAGGTTCCTCTTTTACAATCTCGTCTATTTCAAAACGTTTTTTACCCTGGATAATCACGGTGGTATTTCCATCAGGCATTTTTAAAACTCTTAAAATGCGCGCCACAACACCGGTGCGATAAATATCTTTTGCTGTAGGGTTTTCTACTTCTTCATCTTTTTGAGCAACAACCCCAATAATCTTAGAATCGTTATTCGCTTCATTGATCAATTTAATAGAAGTATCCCTTCCAGCGGTAATAGGAATCACCACTCCCGGAAACAATACGGTGTTTCTTAAAGGAAGAATTGGTAAAGTTTCGGGTA
Coding sequences within:
- the lon gene encoding endopeptidase La, with translation MAKTKLTSFDSLSLQDIDQDADLIPLMTPEDEEEINREELPETLPILPLRNTVLFPGVVIPITAGRDTSIKLINEANNDSKIIGVVAQKDEEVENPTAKDIYRTGVVARILRVLKMPDGNTTVIIQGKKRFEIDEIVKEEPYLTASIKEVPEARPEIDNKEFPAIIDSIKELALQIIKGSPNIPSEASFAIKNIESSSFLINFVSSNMNLAVEDKQNLLETNDLKERALATLRHMNVEYQKLELKNDIQSKVQSDMSQQQREYFLHQQMKTIQEELGGVSQEDELEEMKQRAKKKKWGEKVQKHFNKEISKMQRMNPQVAEYSIQRNYLDLFLDLPWNEFSKDKFDLKRAKKILDRDHYGLDDVKRRIIEYLAVLKLRNDMKSPILCLYGPPGTGKTSLGKSMAEALGREYVRVSLGGLRDEAEIRGHRKTYIGAMPGRIIQSLKKAGTSNPVFVLDEIDKLSIGHAGDPSSALLEVLDPEQNSEFHDNFLEMGFDLSKVMFVATANTLNTIQPALRDRMEIINVTGYTIEEKVEIAKQHLLPKQLEEHGLTKEHIKIAKPQLEKIVEGYTRESGVRGLEKQIAKMVRHAAKNIAMEEEYNVKVTNEDIIEVLGSPRLERDKYENNEVAGVVTGLAWTQVGGDILFIESILSKGKGNLNITGNLGKVMKESATIAMEYMKSNAEELGIDPSIFEKYNVHIHVPEGATPKDGPSAGITMLTSLVSLFTQRKVKKSIAMTGEITLRGKVLPVGGIKEKILAAKRARIKEIILCKENERDIKEIKEDYLKGLTFHYVNDMSEVIDLAITKQKVKNAKTL
- the cmk gene encoding (d)CMP kinase — protein: MSKKITIAIDGYSSTGKSTVAKQLAAELGYVYVDTGAMYRAVTLYLMRKMLVSDTHFDEEAILRHLPFINISFVFNEEVGYGEVHLNNENVEKEIRLMEVSQQVSKVAAVPDVRKMLVKIQQEIGKNKAVVMDGRDIGTVVFPDADLKLFMTASTEKRAERRYDELKGRGDEVKYEDVLANVKERDYLDTTREDSPLVKAEDAIEIDNSDMNLEEQFEKVLKLAKDKIEE